In Motacilla alba alba isolate MOTALB_02 chromosome 2, Motacilla_alba_V1.0_pri, whole genome shotgun sequence, the DNA window GAACACCTTCAGCGTGATGCCGTCGCCCAAGGTGTCGGACACGGTGGTGGAGCCCTACAACGCCACCCTCTCCGTGCACCAGCTGGTGGAGAACACGGACGAGACCTACTGCATCGACAACGAGGCCCTGTACGACATTTGCTTCCGCACCCTGAAGCTGACCACTCCCACCTACGGGGACCTCAACCACCTGGTGTCGGCCACCATGAGCGGCGTGACCACCTGCCTTCGCTTCCCCGGCCAGCTGAACGCCGACCTGCGCAAGCTGGCGGTCAACATGGTGCCTTTCCCGCGGCTGCACTTCTTCATGCCGGGCTTCGCCCCGCTGACCAGCCGCGGCAGCCAGCAGTACCGCGCCCTGACGGTGCCCGAGCTGACGCAGCAGATGTTCGACTCCAAGAACATGATGGCCGCCTGCGACCCCCGCCACGGCCGCTACCTGACGGTGGCCGCCATCTTCCGGGGCCGCATGTCCATGAAGGAGGTGGACGAGCAGATGCTCAACGTGCAGAACAAGAACAGCAGCTACTTTGTGGAGTGGATCCCCAACAACGTCAAGACGGCCGTCTGCGACATCCCCCCGCGCGGCCTCAAGATGTCGGCCACCTTCATCGGCAACAGCACGGCCATCCAGGAGCTCTTCAAGAGGATCTCGGAGCAGTTCACGGCCATGTTCCGCCGCAAGGCCTTCTTGCACTGGTACACCGGCGAGGGCATGGATGAAATGGAGTTCACGGAGGCCGAGAGCAACATGAACGACCTGGTCTCCGAATACCAGCAATACCAGGATGCCACTGCTGATGAGCAGGGCGAGTttgaagaggaaggagaggaggatgaGGCTTAAGCCGCCTGGTATCAAAGGGACTTGTGTAAAGTGGGCATGCATCCGAATGACTTCTGATAGTGGTGGTGAAGCATGTTTTCTAGAAACTATGTACCCAATTATCCTCTCAGCTTTTTGTGACTTTGCCAGATTTCTCAATGTAACAGTTCCGAATCCTAATTCATACaatgttttttgttctttaatatTAAGAGCACATAAAGGCATGTATTTAAGGTCATGGTTTCTGTCTTTCTTAACACCTCTACTGGACATGGAACAGCTGTTCAGCCTGGGTGGCTACAAGTAAGTTTAAAGACATGTCAGAAATCTTGCACTACAGTGGTATGCTCTGATTGCTGGGGCTTGTGTTCTTAAGACATATGCTTCTCATGCACATATGTTTAATGTTTTTCGTACATGACTCAAACCTACCTATAACTCCATTGCAAATGGAAATTCCAACCAAAATTCCTAAACAAGGCAAAGGCTAAGCACCTCTGACCTGTTTTACAGTTCATGTCAGCGTAGGAAATTTTCCACTTCTCTGTTGAAGTCCTTTGCAAAACGCAGGTGTAAATTATGCTTTCCTTCTGGCATCAGAAGCAAccttaaaagaggaaaaaaaacacccactgATTATACGTTTTATTCTGTGACTAGGTAATTAAAGTACTTGTTGCATTTTCCTTGCTCTTGGTTACCCAGTAAGGAATTGTAGTAACTCTTATTTTAAGTACTGTCCTTATGTATGTGGTTGGAATGTGACCCACAGCAACAGAACAGCAAGCATACTACTTGTCCCACTCTGGGGAGGATAAAATAAGCCTAAATCAAATTTTTGTGACCTAGACCAAGTTTCTAGAAATCTTTCGGGTGATCTTCAGAGAAAATAAGTTCCAAAACTTATGTAAGATGCATCTTTGAAAGCTATGTAAAGTACCTGAGCACTTTTGCCTCTTTCAGAGAACAGTAGTTGTGCCGGGCAGTGAATTGTAGAGTTCTTGTCATTACCCAAACTTGGTTAGTATTTGTACTTTGTCTAATCTTACTGCAAAAAGACAATCCAAAACTAAAACCATtcatccattaaaataaaaatggaagtcAGAACTTCTCTGGCTATACCAAAAGCTTAGAAGTAGGATCTGTGAATAAGGTTAAATTTTTATAATATGAATATGAGTCTGACATGCCTAAAATTCTACTTACTTTTGCTTTCTGAGACAAAATTTATACATCAATGATGTACACTTCTTTATATGGAGGTGGGGAATTCTTTAGATTGTTTTTTTCTACCACATACTAAGCAGTTCCTATAGACCTGAAACCCTTTTGACTGATACTATGTGGCCTTCCTGTCCAAGTCCAACTATAGCAAGAGGGATCAACCTCCTTTTGGTGGTGACaagtgctgttttgttttgggaaaagagcagcagcatgtgAAGGCACCCAGCTTGTCTAGTGAATTCCATCTGAATTTCATGACATCTGTTTCTTGAAAGGTAAGCACAAACTAAAGAACTGTGTATGCTATTTCCTGTTGCTGTTAATGTTTCTGACTATTGTAATGCTACCAAACTCCAGCCATACCATGCAAATGCAGAATGGTGGCACACTCTTTCACCATGAGAGAAACCAGCAATGTATTTACACATCAGGAGAAGATTTTTCTACTTTATTACTAGATAAAAATCAAGGCAAGAAAAACTGATGGTAGAAGCATGTGTTACTGAAAACATAGTGAATataagcttttctttctgcttcacaATGGAAAATGGCATTTCCAATGCAACCAGGGAAGAATAGGACCATGTGCCCAAGCACTAATTTCTGAGAACACCATTAGTCTGGTTTCTTTTCTAACAAGCATACAGGGGAGTACTTCAGCACTGAGACATGCAAAGAAtcattgttttatattttattggATGGCAATTTCTAACAGCGTTTCCTCTTTGACTTGTCTTCCAATGAGAAGCTATCAGATTCTTGTCTATTTTCTTGGGATAATTTGCCTTAGTCAGCAACTGGAGTATTTTGGAGCTCAGTGAAACCAAGCAGGATGATAGCTGTTCTGAACAGGGCATGTAGGAGTAACAAACCAGCAGACATGAAATAAATCATCTGCATGTGATTGTTAGGAAGATCTCTTGTTCTCATCATTCCTGTAGCAGAATGCATTACTATGATCAGCAGGGCTGACTTTGAGATATCATTAATTTTTGCACTGAGATGACACCAGCAAAACACACAAAGCGTAGTTCCCTACACTTTGCattcataaaaattatttttttccccctcactaCTCCTGTTCTCCAGTGCTAATCATCACAGTCTGTAGTTAAGTAATAATAGAATGCTTGCATTTGTATGCAAATTCATGAAGAGAATTCAGCTGGTAAAATCACAGCTTTTTATAGGAAGTGTTTCTGGAATTTTCAGGTTCTGCTGGTTTTTGGCTGGGATAAAGTCAATTTTCTTTACAGTAGCTGTTACGGGGCTGTGTTTtagatttgtgctgaaaacagtgttgataacacagaaatgtttctgttattgctgagcagggcttgcacagcatcaaggccttttctgcttcttgtagTGCCCTACTAGGGAGGAGactgggggtgcacaaggagttgggaggggacagagctgggacagctgaccccaactgaccaaaggaaTATTCCATGCCATATGGCATCGTGCTGAGCAtacagagctggggaaagaaggaagggggATGTTTGGAGGGATGACActtgtcttcccaagtaactACTATGTGTGATAGAGCCTGCCTTTCCTGGGGATGTCTGAACACCAGCCTGCCTGTGGGAGCAGTGAGTCAAGTCCTTGTTTTACTTTGCTGGgatgtgtggcttttgctttagcTATTAATCTGTCTTTATCTCAATGCATgaggttttgttgggtttttttttccttttctactcaTCTGATTCTGTCCCTGATCCCATGAGTGAGGGAGTGAGTAGTACTGAGTTGCCatctggggttaaaccacaacacacatgaagcagatttttcttgtttatataGTAATGTTTCTGAGCAGAcctgtacatttttttcctcattctgcttttcttaagAACATTGAAAATTCATAGGACAGCTGGAAACAGAATCGCTGAGGTTGTTCACATTATTAGGGCAGAGCAAACTGAAGTAAATGGTGTTTCTCTCTCTAATAGCTGGGAATCTCTCTCCATTCATAGTATCTAAATTCCCTGTTCTACTGAATGGGACAGAAATGAGGTCTCTCACAGCAAAAGGAATGCAATGGTCATAACAACTTTGCTTACTTTGATAAAGCTTAGGGAGTAGTAGTACTGTTTGTGTagtggaaagaggaaaaagaaccTACTTGGTTTCTCTCAGAGGGTTTTAGGAAGGAGCTTATTAAAATACTGTACTTTTTATATTTCAAGAAAAGTCCAGCTGCCCTATTTGCATTGTAACTTGCTAGGGAAGTTCAGAATAGCTCTCTGAGTGGCAGAGACAACTTGtccaaatactttttttttttttttttaactttgagTGAGTTTGAACTACTTCATTCCTTCAACAATGGTTTATAAAAATTCTATCATTTAACTTACCGAGAGCCTTTGATGTGCTTATGAATGTATTCTGCATGAGCTTGTGGGACCAAAGGGTCCTTCTCACCATGAATTATAAATGTGGGACATTTAATATCTGGCAGCAACTGTTGGCAGATATTACCTAGGGAGAAAACAAACGAAGGTCACACTTTGGTTTAAAATTGTATGAAAGATGAAACTGCTTCCATAAAGGGCTCTGAACTCCATTGGGTTCTAGCTATTGCCTCTCCTTGTGGACTGTGTGTGATTAATCTACAGAACTATGTAAGCAGGACTATAATTAACATTTCTTTCTCCAAAATCTTACTTCACTCCAATTTACTCCGTTAATGGATACTAGCACAAAAGGATACAGAGAATGAAGTATTTCTGTTCCACAATTCCCCCAGGCTCCCTTTGACTCTTCAAAGCCAACACATGAATCTCATTCCCAGCTTTGTTCTTTTCAGCCTTTGAGTTTTATGGCACTCATGTCAAGCTGCATTTTGATACAGCAGCTGTCAGGTTACAAGATTTGCTACTTTTTTGGAACAAATTAACTTAGGCTGTACTTATACCTGTTGCACCTCCCAGGCCCATTGCTGTCTGCAATGTTCTAATGGATTGACCCCAGCCAGATGCCAAGCAGCTACCTAAGCCTCTCCATCATTCCCCTCCACAagtggagaggagagagaaaacagaatgaaagatTCCCTAGTTGAGAtaaggagcaggagaaagcatTCACTGAAtaccatcatgggcaaaacagatcCAGCTCGGGGATAAtaactgaatttattactaacaaaatctGAGCaagataatgagaagtaaaataaaacttaaaagcTTCTTCCTGGGTTTCTACCTCCTGTCCCTCTGCggtgcagggagatggggagTGGGGGTTGTGGTCAGTTCATGACAggttgttcctgctgctgctcagggagtctgtggggtccctcccacagaaaacagttctccatgaacttctccagcatgaTTCCATCCCACAAACAATGGTTGCCCACAAACTGCTGCAAGGTGAGTCATCTTTCCACAGGGTAcagtccttcaggcacagcctgctccagcataaGTCCCCCACTGGGTCACAAGTCCTACCAGGAAACCTActccagtgtgggctcctctctccatgggtgTGCAGGTcccagcaggagcctgctccagcatggatttCCCACAGGTACACAGCCCTCTCTTGGCCATacacctgctctggtgtgggctCCTCCAAGAGCTGCGGGTGGATCCCTACATCCCtgtggacctccatgggctgcaggggcacagctgcctcaccagaGTCTGCACCATGGGCTGTAGAAAAATCTCAGGTcaagcacctgcagcacctccttcccttccttcttcacTGACTTTGGTGGCTGCATagttgttcctctcacatattctcactccgctcttctctggctgcagtaACATCTGTGcagtaactttttttccctccttaaaTAGGTTTTTACAGAGGTGTTACTGTCATCACTGCTTGGCTTGGCCTTGGCCAGTGCTATGTCCATCTTGGAGCaggctggcattggctctgccagacatggaggaagcttctAGGCACCCTGCAACCCCCCGgtaccaaaacctggccatgcaaacccagTACAAATGCATAAATTCATTTGATATTAATTGTACTAAAGCTATTCAAAAGTTATTTTCCCTGCCCATTGATAATTTTGCTTTCTAGTCATTAATCTCATTAGAAGTAATTTTAATGGTTTTACTTAGAgacttttctgaattttctccccttttttcctcatttcttagTAACCCAGTTTCCAAACTCACTGCCTAACTTCCCACGTTCTTGCAAGGCAATCTTTGGGCAAAACATCCTTGATGGgcttcattttccatttttctttgggATAACTTTGTCTATTTGCAGTTGTCACCTTGCAGCTACCAAGATTAATGTAAGATTAATGCTTATACATGCTCTAAAGTCAGAGGCTGTTTCACAGTTTTTCCAATTGTTTGCTTATTTATGCAGCCTTTGTTTGCAGTTCTActggttaaatattttaatttagaatattttacCCCTAGTCCTCTAACACCTGCAGAAATGTTGACTATTTTTCAGAACAAGCTCCAAGTAAATTTAGGTTATTTATCTAGGAACACAGTTGGCAGTCATACTATTATTTCCTAGTTTTCAGTCCTAATACTGTATTATACTAAAACCATTAAATTGTATTTACTCTACAAGCATGGAACAGCAAGAAGAATCTTGGATGTTGCAACTTTATGCAACTCACTCAGTTTCATTAATTGTTAGCTCCTTCTAAAAGTTCATTTCTTATGGTATTTTACCCTAAAAGCTGTCTCATTCAgggaaaatagttttaaaaagagCTTGAGTTTTTGACCAGCATTGGGTTTGCTGTCCACTTTTTATCTCTGATGGGTGTTATTAACACCTTTTCTTGTATCTATCGTATCTGTGCCTTTGTTGCAGTGTTGTAAGTTTAATTGCAAGGTGGCCTATTTGTAATCTAAGTTGGAAAACTggtttttccctggaaaaaaacctgcagtcTGATAGCTGCTCATCTCTTGCAGCAAACATTAGGCTTCTCCCAATATCTGACCCAGTTTCAGCATCCAGGTAATTCAGCTCCTTGTTACATGTTTCTTGGTGGGTTCTTTTTCACAGTCACTTCATCTCAGTGTCTGAGGCATGTGCAGGCAGTAAAGGGATGTCACAGCCAGAGATTCACCAGCCTGGGCTttgcacttcagaaaaaataatttaaaggagATTCTAGAAAAGCTGAAGTAAAATTGGAACCTAATTTGTTACATCACTTTACTGGGAGAAATCCTAGTCCTGTGTTGATACTACACaaaaatttatggaaaaaatatgaCATGAAGGAACATTTTCCTTCTAGTACCTGCTGCCTGTTAATGTACATTACCTTCTGTCTTTCATTGTGAGAGCTACAGGAAAATGTGTATAAGAGTtacaaattccctttttttataCATTatgtattacttttttttaaaagcaaattaaaagcaaactCCCTCTGAATCCAAATAGAATCTCAGATTATTATTCATAATATCCTTGGCTGAAAAGGTCTATGAAGAGTAATTGCAGAaatcttcagggaaaaaaaaattatattgtgtagttttgtttttgttttatttttaaacacctGAGCTGCTTCAatagtgtttttaaaatgtgtttttttcaattCTCAGTTCTCAAAATCTGAAGTCCCTTCTTTTTTAACTCGCATGCTACAAGGTTTGAAAGAGttcttcagctctgttttgCAAAAAGTGGAAAGAGCATGCCTTACTTTTGGTATATCTTAACTATGTCACAGGGAGATAATCCTTTGACACAGAGacagaagagaagagaaagattcTGATTGAGCAGAATCCTTCCTATTTAGTCTGTACAAAAACAATGACTTAATAGTGCTGTTTTGTGGTGGAACAAGAGGAGAGCCTCATCAGCtaatgtttttcagaaatgttttcctccCATACCTTTCTGGTTGTGTGAACCATATACAGGGTAATTGTGTTATTCCTGAGTGTGAGTCAGACCCAACTTTTAAGGCCATATGCAGAGTCCTTCTTTTACTGGCTGCTAGAAGTATTGTTAGATTATTTTTTATCCAGAACTGCCTGCTACTATAATTGCCTCAGTTCAACATTGTGAAAGCCTTACCATCTGAACTTTCAGCAAAGCGTGATATTCCATCTACCCAAGCCTCACAGGTTTCTGCAAAGTACTTATGTCCATACAGCTCTTCCAGTGGTTTCTTGACCTTTTCACTCCATTTTGAAACATCTCGGATGCCTACATAAAATAAAGTTGAAATGTGTTATGTCCTTTCCAGCAGAAAGATACAAACCACACCTAATATGGGGAAGTTATAAAACCAGACTGCAatgaatttttcaaataattcatAGTATGGAAAGAGTGTAAAAAAGACTGTTGTACAACCTCTGTTGTGGTCTTCTCAGTTGCAGAGGAACATCTTATTATTATGGTcacaagggaaaacagaaaaaacataatGTTCAAAGGACTCAGTCCTAAAACTTCTGATGGTTCTTTCTGGAAGGCTTTCAAAAGAGAAGTTCAAGGGCTACCTGGTGTATAAAAATGTGACTGTTTCACAACAGTGTTCTACACCTGGCAGTTCTTTTTCATATCCTCTACCCTTTTGCATCAACTCATGGATGGAAGTTCTTCCATGGCTCCTACCAACTCTCAGAGGAAGGAAGCTCTTACTGAGGCATTCCAGCAAGCTGACATCATGGTACATTTGCCATAGTTTTACACAAAAACAAGTGACTCAGTAGAGATCTGTGACTCATGGCAGGCTGGCTAAAACTGTACAAATAATCTGACATTTTAGGTATTTATTTAtcagatttttctattttttttcctctaaaattttCGGTACTGCTCACAAACTAGGTATTCAAAAGGATTATTTTCACTAAACTATATTCCAGCTGTACAGCTTTGTACTGACAAAATCTGAAACAAAGTTGGCTCAGCAGAGAACAGTACAGTACTGAATCATCAAACTGCAAAATATGCCACTAGCAAAGGTTTTAATTGGTTTCAAAAGGGAATTAAGGGAAGAAAGGAGTGAGGTGTTAATTAACAAAGAGAACCTGTCCAGCCAAATGACAAAGGTAGCAGTGACTGAAAGTATTTTATAACAGCATCTGATTGGAAATGAGTCTGCTCACCCCAGGCTAGTTCTACTGAACAATAATTTCCCATATAGAATCTACTGTTTTATCCTTGTGGCTggcattaatttaaaaagagaagggagaagcCAATGCTGAAAGGACACAGATACCAAATCAACACCTTTCTCTCCTGCCAAACCTTCCAATGCAGCTGACATGCACTGATGAGCCAGTTGTAGAAGACTTGTGCTGCTACTCTCTGAGCTCTATCAGCCAGGGAGAGATGTTGAAAGCAACAATTCACAAAGCACAAAGGCCAATATTGCAGTGGGTGCTCCATATAAATagggtggtttttgttgttgttttggggtttttaaaatttttctcttacattttAGTTTGTTGTGCAGGGAAGAGATGGGCATTTCATAGTTATACAACAAAAAATTCATAACTATAAAAACATGTAAAGAAATGAAGCATTTTACAGAgctaaaaagcattttgctttctgaactaaaaaatatattactaCTGCTACTACCACTTTTAGTTCTAGTATAAGTAAATAGAGATGTACAATATATACACTTGTAATTTTGCTGAAGCCAGAGAGATTTCACAGCTAGTATAAATCAAACTCCAGTCACTAAAATGAAACTATACTGGGTTACATTTGTTGAGAGCTGACATGGTTAACTCTTTTCATTTCTATGTTCAACAGGAAATACAGCCCCTTTCTGAGTTCACCAGCcatttcttcctatttttctttatcGTAAGCAGTGATCTCAGACTCTATTTCACGTGTGTGGAATAAGGATCAGAAATTCCGTATTTCTTTACTTTGCAAAGGTTTTCTAATGATAATAATTAACTCTGAAGGAATGCAAATGGTAAAGACACCTTGGGACATTTACTTGAATGATTAATTTACTTCCTGAACTTAAAAGGTAAGTTATGAACTTGTTTTCTTACTGTCTATATTATATAGCCCCTAGAGGCAAAAGCTGTAATGAGCTAGCCCAGTAATTATCTGTGGACCTGGTTTCAAAAAGGTTGGGCAAGGTGTGAGATAAGAAATCAAACCTGGGGTTTGATAGCattatttggaatttatttttagaaatttgtTATAACTACAAAACTTTGGCTTTCTGAAAACTGCTGATAAGCTATTGtaacttctgctttttattgGGCTAAGTTGGTAAGGACTTGTTAAAAAATCTATTATATTACCCTTAGAGTAATTGTTAGAGAGCTTCTCACTATAACTTTAATCTATACCTTGCAATGCAGTGAATTTTGTGTCCTGTCTCTTTAGGTTTGTTGTGTCCTCAGCTCTGTCTTCACTTAGCTGTCACGTGACTAAGATCCTTGGGTCAAgtagaaagtaaaataattcatttacaTACCATTGTAAATTCTCACATCCTCTTGAGTAACGCTGGCATTTGCTCCCCAGACAACCAACTTATGGATAAGATTTGGGTACTTTGCAGCAGCAATGAGAGCTGTAATTCCACCATCACTCCACCCCAGCAAGGAGAACTTCTTAAACTTCAGCGCCTTGATTCAAGAAAGTTATATGCAAATCATCAGCTGGCTTTACAGCCAAATGTTAAATCTTTCTTGAAAATTAACTGTAATGTTTTAGGCACAACACCACATATAGTTGAACACCACATATAGGCACAACACCACATATAGTTGAACTATAGTTACCTTTTATAAttagaaaacataattttcttgctatatataaaatgctttttaaaaagtcaaatttagaaaacaagaaattacaCCTGCCATTTCAATTTTCTATAACACTTTAAAGAAACAGGCAGTAGTCCTATTAGAttcttgctgcattttaaaagacctccaaaaaaagaaaagctgatttaaaaTGGAGAGTAAAGACTTTTCAGAGAGCCTGATGACATGAAAAA includes these proteins:
- the BPHL gene encoding valacyclovir hydrolase, with amino-acid sequence MFCRSAGRVLRALALLQLQPPARAAPLTPQGQAACYGTSITSAKIQVNGVHLHYQQTGEGSHAVLLLPGMLGSGQTDFGPQLKSMNKQLFTVVAWDPRGYGKSIPPSRDFPPDFFERDAKDAVDLMQALKFKKFSLLGWSDGGITALIAAAKYPNLIHKLVVWGANASVTQEDVRIYNGIRDVSKWSEKVKKPLEELYGHKYFAETCEAWVDGISRFAESSDGNICQQLLPDIKCPTFIIHGEKDPLVPQAHAEYIHKHIKGSRLLLMPEGKHNLHLRFAKDFNREVENFLR
- the LOC119696879 gene encoding tubulin beta-1 chain, translating into MREIVHIQAGQCGNQIGAKFWEVISDEHGIDPTGSYHGDSELQLERINVYYNEAAGNKYVPRAILVDLEPGTMDSVRSGPFGQIFRPDNFVFGQSGAGNNWAKGHYTEGAELVDSVLDVVRKESESCDCLQGFQLTHSLGGGTGSGMGTLLISKIREEYPDRIMNTFSVMPSPKVSDTVVEPYNATLSVHQLVENTDETYCIDNEALYDICFRTLKLTTPTYGDLNHLVSATMSGVTTCLRFPGQLNADLRKLAVNMVPFPRLHFFMPGFAPLTSRGSQQYRALTVPELTQQMFDSKNMMAACDPRHGRYLTVAAIFRGRMSMKEVDEQMLNVQNKNSSYFVEWIPNNVKTAVCDIPPRGLKMSATFIGNSTAIQELFKRISEQFTAMFRRKAFLHWYTGEGMDEMEFTEAESNMNDLVSEYQQYQDATADEQGEFEEEGEEDEA